One region of Chlorobiota bacterium genomic DNA includes:
- a CDS encoding glycosyltransferase, whose protein sequence is MELSVIIVNYNVRELLLNAVASLRVAMRGIEGEIIVVDNASSDGAIAALNREYPEVITIPLDVNLGFGGGNNVGIERATGEFILLINPDTIVREDTLRVMLDFMRSHPDAGFAGCKILNRDGSFEPASKRGFPSPWSSFCRVFGLSHLFPQSKLFGGYNLTWLDDNQTSEVDALSGCFMFCHGALLKQLGGFDTDFFHYGEDLDLCYRATMTGKKNYYHPATSIMHLQGESTRRSSLDAIAMFYQAMEIFARKHFRSRLMLLPIRSGIRLRRGMARVNQRIPNWPFVIVDIVATLIGFSIGAQIQFGGLFTLPPYAYPEVLLVPPLLFVLTGMIARSYDESDRIPRNAAFGFLLGFFVLSALTYFFKSYAFSRGVVLVTTGVAASIGVASRFLWLLYQRTFGGDAIRRIAFLTATEPSDEIQAAVRRNFFGKPVSVQGRIALTFGQASGGAMPLLGSIENVGKIAHSHHLTDIFVLDTSVSYGDVVRALANSSGQPTRFHILREGGEWLAADAAVRSSGTGDADAGAFLSKRTRGRILAGVMLLLWPVVYWARPSSATMRAIASALLGKRPLVGGGVSRFGAPVFTMAGLCGDERLNEREVAAIEGYYAAHQSLLLDCEIILATFRMRGTQQPRPRPASPRLGEEAGRQ, encoded by the coding sequence ATGGAACTTTCCGTCATCATCGTCAACTACAACGTGCGCGAGCTGCTGCTGAACGCGGTGGCCTCGCTGCGGGTTGCCATGCGCGGAATTGAAGGGGAGATCATCGTGGTGGATAACGCCAGCAGCGATGGCGCAATCGCCGCGCTCAATCGTGAGTATCCTGAGGTTATCACCATCCCGCTGGATGTCAACTTGGGGTTTGGCGGGGGGAACAATGTTGGGATTGAACGCGCAACTGGGGAGTTCATCCTGCTTATCAACCCCGACACGATCGTCCGCGAGGACACGTTGCGGGTGATGCTGGATTTTATGCGTTCCCACCCCGATGCTGGCTTCGCCGGGTGCAAAATCCTGAACCGCGATGGCAGCTTCGAGCCGGCCTCCAAACGTGGATTCCCTTCCCCCTGGTCCTCCTTCTGCCGTGTGTTTGGGCTAAGCCATTTGTTCCCGCAGTCCAAGCTGTTTGGCGGCTACAATCTTACGTGGCTGGACGACAACCAAACCAGCGAAGTTGATGCCCTTTCCGGCTGCTTTATGTTTTGCCATGGCGCGTTGCTGAAACAGCTTGGCGGCTTCGACACCGATTTCTTCCACTACGGCGAGGACCTGGACCTTTGCTACCGCGCCACCATGACGGGGAAGAAAAACTACTACCACCCGGCAACCTCCATCATGCACCTGCAGGGGGAAAGCACGCGGCGAAGCTCGCTGGATGCAATCGCGATGTTCTACCAGGCGATGGAGATTTTTGCGCGGAAGCATTTCCGTTCGCGGCTGATGCTGCTGCCGATTCGTTCCGGCATTCGCCTTCGCCGTGGGATGGCGCGGGTGAACCAGCGCATCCCCAATTGGCCGTTTGTGATTGTTGACATTGTGGCCACGCTGATCGGTTTCAGCATCGGCGCGCAAATCCAGTTCGGCGGGCTGTTTACGCTTCCGCCATATGCCTATCCTGAGGTCCTGCTGGTCCCGCCGCTGCTGTTTGTCCTAACCGGAATGATTGCCCGCAGCTACGACGAATCGGACCGGATTCCCCGCAACGCTGCGTTCGGGTTCCTGCTCGGTTTCTTTGTGCTGAGCGCGCTGACCTATTTCTTCAAATCGTACGCCTTCAGCCGCGGCGTTGTGCTGGTGACAACGGGGGTTGCGGCAAGCATCGGCGTTGCAAGCCGATTCTTGTGGCTGCTGTACCAACGGACGTTCGGCGGCGATGCCATCCGCCGCATTGCCTTCCTTACGGCCACCGAGCCAAGCGACGAAATCCAAGCTGCGGTCCGGAGGAATTTTTTTGGCAAACCGGTTTCGGTCCAGGGGCGGATTGCGCTTACCTTTGGCCAGGCCAGCGGCGGCGCAATGCCACTGCTGGGGTCCATCGAAAACGTTGGGAAGATTGCCCACTCCCACCACCTTACCGACATCTTCGTGCTTGACACCAGCGTCAGCTACGGCGATGTGGTGCGGGCGTTGGCCAACAGTTCGGGCCAGCCAACGCGGTTCCATATCTTGCGCGAAGGGGGGGAATGGCTTGCGGCAGATGCAGCGGTGCGAAGCAGCGGAACAGGGGATGCCGACGCGGGCGCGTTCCTTTCCAAACGCACCCGTGGGCGAATCCTTGCCGGGGTGATGCTCTTGTTATGGCCAGTTGTATATTGGGCGCGCCCTTCTTCCGCCACCATGCGTGCAATTGCCAGCGCGTTGTTGGGGAAACGCCCGTTGGTGGGGGGTGGGGTTTCGCGCTTTGGTGCGCCGGTCTTCACAATGGCCGGGCTGTGCGGCGACGAACGCCTAAACGAGCGCGAAGTAGCGGCCATTGAAGGCTACTACGCCGCGCACCAATCGCTGCTGCTGGATTGCGAAATTATCCTGGCAACGTTCCGAATGAGGGGGACCCAACAGCCGCGCCCCCGCCCAGCCTCACCACGATTAGGGGAGGAAGCTGGCAGGCAATAG
- a CDS encoding glycosyltransferase yields the protein MMTAITILFYLSVSWLVYVFIAYPLLIALLAKLRPRPLRSGAADCPLPSVTIVLAAYNEERLIGAKLQNYLELEYPRHLLRFMIGSDNSTDRTDEIIREFMAKDPTIELHRFSRRGKARIVFGLADQASSDLIVFTDADGTFNSDAMTIIARCFADPDVGGVVARMITIDETVNAGNVGEKSYAGMEDRLRANESLVWTTVGPTGQCFAVRRGSYVPPQNYSMSDDAYLVLNIALRGKRVWFEPSLLIREINRRTLWSETGRRLRIGRQSAVTLLAFPGTRFPWRSWVGFQIWSHKLLRHLASIPAVVVFLTSIPLALAVGGIGYYAVAGFSVLWFLAVAIGLLLERLRINIPAVQYPTFFTLMLLGLTAGWIRTLFFGGLTTWTSPRLEDEPASKGTT from the coding sequence ATGATGACTGCGATAACCATTCTGTTTTACCTGTCGGTTAGCTGGTTGGTGTATGTCTTCATCGCCTACCCATTGCTGATAGCGTTGCTTGCCAAGCTACGCCCACGACCATTGCGTTCCGGTGCGGCGGATTGCCCGCTTCCTTCGGTGACGATTGTGCTGGCGGCCTACAATGAGGAACGCTTGATTGGCGCGAAGTTGCAGAACTATCTGGAGCTTGAGTATCCCCGCCATTTGCTCCGGTTTATGATCGGTTCCGATAACTCCACCGACCGCACCGATGAGATCATCCGTGAGTTCATGGCGAAGGACCCAACCATTGAGCTTCACCGTTTCAGCCGGCGCGGCAAAGCCAGGATTGTTTTTGGATTGGCGGATCAAGCTTCATCGGATCTGATCGTGTTTACCGATGCCGACGGAACCTTTAACTCCGATGCGATGACGATCATCGCTCGCTGCTTTGCCGATCCCGATGTTGGCGGTGTGGTTGCACGAATGATCACGATTGACGAGACGGTGAACGCCGGAAACGTCGGAGAGAAAAGTTACGCGGGAATGGAGGATCGGCTGCGTGCCAACGAGTCGTTGGTGTGGACCACTGTTGGCCCAACGGGGCAGTGTTTTGCCGTGCGGCGTGGCAGCTATGTTCCCCCCCAAAACTATTCCATGTCGGACGATGCGTATCTAGTCCTTAACATCGCGCTTCGGGGGAAACGGGTGTGGTTTGAGCCATCGTTATTGATCCGGGAGATCAACCGCCGGACGCTGTGGAGCGAGACAGGACGGCGGCTACGGATTGGGCGACAATCGGCCGTAACGCTTCTTGCCTTCCCGGGGACCCGCTTTCCGTGGCGTTCGTGGGTTGGTTTCCAGATTTGGTCCCATAAACTGCTTCGGCATTTGGCATCAATCCCGGCAGTGGTGGTTTTCCTAACCAGCATCCCCCTTGCATTAGCTGTTGGGGGGATTGGCTACTACGCTGTTGCGGGGTTCTCGGTCCTGTGGTTTCTTGCGGTTGCCATTGGGCTGTTGCTTGAACGGCTGCGGATCAATATCCCGGCGGTGCAGTATCCCACCTTCTTCACGCTGATGCTGCTTGGCTTAACCGCCGGTTGGATTCGGACGCTCTTCTTCGGCGGACTTACAACCTGGACAAGCCCGCGATTGGAAGACGAGCCGGCAAGCAAGGGCACTACATAA
- a CDS encoding polyprenol monophosphomannose synthase, with product MPNHSVPQRALVIIPTYNEIDNVPTLIGDVLRTDPRVHILFVDDGSPDGTGDYIRTVMETEPRVQLLQRPRKMGLGTAYCRGFEHAMAQGYDVAMEMDADFSHNPTMIPQFLKEIESADLVIGSRYVRGVNVINWPMSRLLLSYFANVYSRFVTGMPLHDGTGGYKCFRTEVLRKIDLSQIRSNGYSFQIEMNFLVWSMGGVIKEIPIVFEERHNGVSKMSKNIIYEAAGLVWKLRFSKLFGRLKKRYLPG from the coding sequence GTGCCGAACCATTCTGTACCGCAACGTGCGTTGGTAATCATCCCCACGTACAACGAAATTGACAACGTCCCCACCTTAATCGGCGACGTTCTACGGACCGATCCCCGGGTCCACATCTTGTTCGTTGACGATGGATCGCCGGACGGAACCGGCGACTACATCCGTACGGTGATGGAAACTGAACCGCGTGTGCAACTGCTGCAACGCCCCCGTAAAATGGGGCTTGGGACCGCCTACTGCCGCGGGTTTGAACACGCCATGGCCCAGGGCTACGACGTTGCCATGGAGATGGATGCCGACTTCAGCCACAACCCCACCATGATCCCGCAATTCCTGAAGGAGATCGAATCTGCCGACCTTGTTATCGGCAGCCGCTACGTCCGCGGGGTGAACGTGATCAATTGGCCGATGAGCCGCTTGCTTCTTAGCTACTTCGCCAACGTCTATTCCCGCTTCGTCACCGGAATGCCTTTGCACGACGGAACCGGAGGCTACAAATGCTTCCGCACCGAGGTCCTCCGGAAAATTGATCTTTCCCAAATCCGCTCCAACGGCTACAGCTTCCAGATTGAGATGAACTTCCTGGTTTGGAGCATGGGGGGGGTGATTAAGGAGATTCCGATCGTCTTTGAAGAACGCCACAATGGCGTGTCGAAGATGTCCAAAAACATCATTTACGAAGCCGCCGGGCTTGTCTGGAAACTTCGCTTCTCCAAGCTGTTCGGGCGGCTGAAAAAACGGTATTTGCCCGGGTAG
- a CDS encoding glycosyltransferase, giving the protein MNILGITSRVPYPPTDGARICMYQAVRSLAGRGHTVHLVAVEDEEIDTSPLQPLCQLHQVRFTPLPTAIGAGLTLFNECPYTVWKKDLDRVYPLLDSLQAKHRFDAMYVDQAHVAQYGAYMKSRYGLPYFLRSHNVEHEIYRRHLSRVTNPLMRRYLALQCQRWERFEVAQTRRADTCAAITQRDLEAIRAFAPGLPLRTIPAAVDLSAFPFCPVAQREPNSMIMLGNMAWAPNRDSAIWFANEILPLITQKFPMAICHLVGADPPLRQLPTDSPNLKIHGKVNSIGEFYSRVGIGLIPLRVGGGMRVKMVEMMSAGIPIVSTAIGAEGNDAEPGIHYLAADHPQDFADAVVRLLNDAELRARLSEASLQLAQHTYSLDSVGGKYEAMIELAVQRSKGGSVAA; this is encoded by the coding sequence ATGAACATTCTTGGCATCACATCCCGCGTTCCCTACCCGCCAACCGATGGTGCGCGCATCTGCATGTACCAAGCGGTTCGCAGCCTTGCCGGGCGTGGCCACACGGTGCATCTGGTGGCGGTGGAGGATGAAGAAATTGATACCAGCCCGTTGCAGCCGTTGTGCCAGCTCCATCAAGTGCGGTTCACCCCGCTTCCAACCGCGATTGGCGCGGGGCTGACCTTGTTCAACGAATGCCCATACACCGTTTGGAAGAAGGACCTGGACCGTGTCTATCCGCTGCTTGATTCCTTGCAAGCCAAGCACCGGTTCGATGCCATGTATGTGGACCAGGCGCACGTTGCGCAGTATGGAGCCTACATGAAATCCCGCTACGGACTTCCCTATTTTTTGCGAAGCCACAATGTGGAGCATGAGATTTACCGCCGCCATCTTTCCCGCGTCACCAACCCGCTGATGCGCCGCTACCTTGCGCTGCAATGCCAGCGCTGGGAACGCTTCGAGGTTGCGCAGACGCGCCGCGCCGACACCTGCGCAGCAATTACCCAGCGGGACCTTGAGGCAATACGCGCCTTTGCCCCCGGGCTTCCATTGCGGACGATACCAGCCGCGGTGGACCTTTCGGCGTTTCCGTTCTGCCCGGTTGCCCAGCGCGAACCCAACTCCATGATTATGCTGGGGAACATGGCCTGGGCTCCAAACCGCGATTCTGCAATCTGGTTCGCCAACGAAATCCTTCCGCTGATTACCCAAAAATTCCCCATGGCAATCTGCCACCTTGTCGGTGCCGATCCGCCGCTGCGCCAGCTTCCCACTGATTCTCCAAACCTGAAGATCCACGGCAAAGTGAACTCCATCGGTGAGTTCTACAGCCGCGTGGGGATTGGCCTGATTCCGCTGCGCGTTGGGGGGGGGATGCGGGTGAAGATGGTGGAGATGATGTCCGCCGGAATCCCAATCGTCAGCACGGCAATCGGTGCCGAAGGGAACGATGCCGAACCCGGAATCCATTACCTTGCCGCCGACCACCCTCAAGATTTTGCCGACGCAGTGGTCCGCCTGTTGAACGATGCCGAACTTCGCGCAAGGCTCTCCGAAGCATCGCTCCAGCTTGCCCAGCACACCTACTCGCTTGACTCCGTTGGGGGGAAGTACGAGGCGATGATTGAACTGGCGGTGCAACGGTCCAAAGGGGGGAGCGTGGCCGCATGA
- a CDS encoding glycosyltransferase family 2 protein produces MNIPVAGSSPDVSVIFVSYNTRQLTLQAIQSVFDSLADSAAFGLEVIVVDNASHDGSANAVREQFPTVKVIEAGGNVGFGRGNNLGAEAATGAALLLLNTDTVVQPGAIQAMAATFGQQAQCGVVGALLLNHDGSYQDCILNYPTAWRTFCDYFWLSRFSRWLPFLSGFFAPKPKHGFGELHAVQAVHGAALMIPRSLFRDIGGFDPAFFMYFEECDLCKRVADRGLQVVHQPEARVVHLISQSSRSHPWWFYRVVRRSRRVFARKHLTLPGRILSEVFVHVGNVLRAVLYPIAGLVRPNAANTGRNIANSYLKRDSPIAPIQ; encoded by the coding sequence ATGAACATTCCTGTGGCCGGTTCTTCCCCCGATGTTAGCGTTATCTTCGTCAGCTACAACACCCGCCAGCTGACGCTGCAGGCCATTCAGTCCGTGTTCGATTCGCTGGCGGATTCGGCGGCGTTCGGCCTTGAAGTGATTGTGGTGGACAACGCAAGCCACGACGGCAGCGCCAACGCCGTTCGGGAACAATTCCCAACCGTGAAAGTGATTGAAGCCGGTGGAAATGTGGGCTTCGGAAGGGGGAATAATTTGGGCGCGGAAGCTGCCACCGGCGCGGCCTTGCTGCTGCTGAACACCGACACGGTTGTGCAGCCCGGAGCCATTCAGGCAATGGCCGCAACCTTCGGCCAGCAGGCGCAATGCGGCGTGGTGGGGGCGTTGCTGCTGAACCACGATGGAAGCTACCAGGATTGCATCCTGAACTATCCCACAGCATGGCGCACGTTCTGCGATTACTTCTGGCTAAGCCGCTTCTCCCGGTGGCTCCCGTTCCTCAGCGGATTTTTTGCGCCGAAGCCGAAGCATGGTTTTGGGGAACTCCACGCCGTCCAAGCGGTGCACGGTGCGGCGTTGATGATCCCCAGATCATTATTCCGAGACATCGGCGGGTTCGATCCCGCCTTCTTCATGTACTTTGAAGAATGCGACCTTTGCAAACGGGTCGCCGACCGTGGGTTGCAGGTGGTCCACCAGCCGGAAGCGCGGGTGGTGCATCTTATCAGCCAAAGCTCCCGAAGCCACCCGTGGTGGTTTTATCGGGTTGTTCGCCGCTCGCGCCGGGTGTTTGCACGCAAGCATCTTACGCTTCCTGGAAGAATCCTGTCGGAGGTTTTTGTTCATGTGGGGAACGTGCTGCGTGCGGTGCTGTATCCAATCGCTGGATTGGTTCGCCCAAATGCCGCCAACACCGGAAGGAACATCGCAAATTCATACCTGAAACGGGATAGCCCAATCGCTCCCATTCAATAA
- a CDS encoding oligosaccharide flippase family protein — protein MVPCRTLQPQRGAFKVIAKRFRGVGVGPDMLLGVILQGLNAATAFGLMLVLVRTLPKEEFGLYSLALAPLGIATGIADFGLVATLMPRMAVARHTPNPAFRTGLLLRGLLILLAWLGMNLYLITVAEPRFLLLVNLGYLAIFFSSKLTGLRQIFEVVWRLKGRGYMVSLFALLDGVLILALVMLLRWQGMLTPERVMVCIAVASVPGFLAIMLPVVVRLRGRGLWVKSPKRYSMAVVRASLPIALFGAVAQMQGQIETLVVGHFGGLQQIAAISVPIRVLQGTLFIAIIASITLAPVVAQVYKRQRVDISLAQVGSVGVRVIGAVGVGISLFCVALAPQIMLIFGAEYAADTQLLRLYSFANMLTFLVVTLDQLLMAMGRRPQVLYGVLFGLAVSIIFEVGAVVIFGTLESVVIAKIFSVAMLVILQTFFLPNAMRGAVRSALLRVWGVAAAVAVAAWVLPQGQVWWRIALLAVAVPLVAAVVRLVTARDVQLLRTVRAS, from the coding sequence ATGGTTCCATGCCGAACGCTTCAGCCGCAACGGGGAGCATTTAAGGTGATCGCCAAACGTTTCCGTGGCGTTGGCGTTGGTCCCGATATGCTGTTGGGGGTGATCCTTCAAGGGCTGAATGCTGCCACCGCGTTCGGCCTGATGCTGGTGCTGGTGCGCACGCTGCCAAAGGAAGAATTTGGGTTATACAGCCTTGCGCTGGCTCCGTTGGGAATCGCCACCGGCATTGCCGACTTTGGCCTTGTTGCAACGCTGATGCCCCGAATGGCGGTTGCCCGCCACACCCCCAACCCAGCCTTCCGCACCGGGTTACTGCTGCGCGGATTGCTGATCCTGCTGGCATGGCTTGGGATGAACCTGTACCTGATAACCGTTGCCGAACCCCGCTTTTTGCTGCTTGTCAATTTGGGCTATTTGGCCATCTTTTTCTCAAGTAAACTCACCGGACTTCGCCAGATATTTGAGGTGGTCTGGCGGCTGAAAGGTAGGGGGTACATGGTTAGCTTGTTCGCACTGCTTGATGGGGTGCTGATCCTTGCCCTGGTGATGCTGCTTCGTTGGCAAGGGATGCTTACCCCCGAGCGTGTGATGGTCTGCATTGCGGTGGCCAGCGTCCCTGGGTTTCTTGCAATCATGCTTCCGGTGGTTGTTCGCCTGCGGGGGCGCGGGTTGTGGGTGAAGTCCCCCAAGCGATATTCCATGGCCGTGGTGCGTGCCTCGTTGCCGATTGCCCTGTTCGGGGCCGTTGCCCAGATGCAAGGGCAGATTGAAACGCTTGTGGTGGGGCATTTCGGCGGGCTTCAGCAGATTGCGGCCATCAGTGTGCCGATACGGGTGCTGCAAGGGACGTTGTTCATTGCCATTATCGCCAGCATCACGTTGGCCCCGGTGGTTGCACAGGTCTATAAACGGCAGCGCGTGGATATTTCCCTTGCCCAAGTCGGCTCGGTTGGTGTCCGTGTGATTGGGGCGGTTGGGGTGGGTATCTCCCTGTTCTGCGTGGCGTTGGCTCCGCAGATCATGCTGATCTTCGGCGCGGAATATGCCGCCGATACCCAGCTGCTGCGGCTGTACAGTTTTGCCAATATGCTCACCTTCCTTGTTGTCACGCTGGACCAGTTGCTGATGGCTATGGGCCGCCGTCCGCAGGTGCTGTACGGGGTGCTGTTCGGGCTTGCGGTCTCCATCATTTTCGAGGTGGGCGCGGTGGTAATCTTTGGCACGTTGGAGTCGGTGGTGATTGCAAAAATCTTCTCGGTGGCGATGCTTGTTATCCTGCAAACCTTCTTCCTTCCCAACGCCATGCGTGGCGCGGTGCGGAGCGCGCTGCTTCGTGTGTGGGGGGTGGCGGCTGCGGTTGCGGTTGCCGCGTGGGTTCTTCCGCAGGGGCAGGTTTGGTGGCGGATTGCATTGCTGGCCGTGGCCGTCCCGTTGGTGGCTGCTGTGGTTCGGTTGGTGACGGCAAGGGACGTGCAATTGCTTCGGACGGTGCGCGCATCATGA
- a CDS encoding O-antigen ligase family protein, whose amino-acid sequence MSSTTQNFPIPSFIPTGRTFTVWTVVALALGLAAACYLGNMGFEMTGVEAAFLGLPVALLALVCVWHNEKLWIYSAVLGEAFNLLGGGEGITAGDVAFGVWVIGGVMIWLGKELLVYRRPIIRSSFDFLFISFFLFSSLLSILTFSINDGMVSRFFTEWLSVANLLLYFPVRSILNKREDVIWLLTLFSIVALFNSLFAITMYKQKLVNAVVEAELMATRSVSHENVAMAWMLVCATVFGYARSLRLGVLALCGMGLGFVGLLISLSRGPILSGFGALVMMLFLVGGAVRKRLLVAICAMLLGGVGLGYAMFPGVIETIGAGIVKRMATVNQASSDRSLQSRAREQAAALKYIERSPLIGYGYGVLYHYYDNAPGRRGTIYSSFFHNGWLWPFYKFGIPLGLFFLFMYFYPPARLMLRYPPSSDRFLRAAAVCALCFFVASSLTNTTSNQVSEFSGTFTILLFWAVLDYVNRSMTAAQLPQATTERLLAQPTDGSMPNASAATGSI is encoded by the coding sequence GTGTCCAGCACCACGCAGAATTTCCCGATCCCTTCGTTCATCCCAACCGGACGGACCTTCACGGTTTGGACGGTGGTGGCGTTGGCCCTTGGGTTGGCCGCCGCCTGCTATCTGGGAAACATGGGTTTTGAAATGACCGGAGTTGAGGCCGCTTTCCTCGGGCTTCCGGTGGCGTTGCTTGCGCTGGTTTGTGTATGGCATAACGAGAAGCTCTGGATCTATTCGGCGGTGCTGGGCGAAGCGTTCAACCTGCTTGGTGGGGGGGAAGGGATCACCGCTGGCGATGTGGCGTTTGGGGTGTGGGTGATTGGCGGTGTGATGATCTGGCTTGGGAAAGAACTTCTGGTCTATCGCCGCCCCATCATCCGCTCCAGTTTTGACTTCCTGTTTATCTCGTTCTTCCTGTTCTCTAGCCTGCTTTCCATTCTCACGTTTTCCATCAACGATGGAATGGTCTCGCGGTTCTTCACCGAATGGCTTTCGGTGGCCAACTTGTTGCTCTATTTCCCTGTGCGCTCAATCTTGAACAAGCGTGAGGATGTGATCTGGTTGTTGACCCTCTTCTCTATTGTTGCATTGTTCAACAGCTTGTTCGCCATCACCATGTACAAGCAGAAGTTGGTGAACGCGGTGGTTGAAGCGGAGCTGATGGCCACCCGCTCCGTCTCGCATGAGAATGTAGCAATGGCATGGATGCTGGTCTGCGCAACCGTCTTTGGTTATGCGCGCAGCTTGCGGCTGGGGGTGCTTGCGTTGTGTGGGATGGGGCTGGGGTTTGTTGGGTTGCTGATCAGTTTATCGCGTGGGCCAATCCTGTCGGGGTTTGGCGCGTTGGTGATGATGCTTTTCCTTGTTGGTGGTGCAGTTCGCAAACGACTTCTGGTTGCTATCTGCGCGATGCTGCTTGGCGGGGTTGGGTTGGGGTACGCGATGTTCCCTGGAGTGATTGAGACAATTGGCGCGGGGATCGTCAAACGAATGGCAACCGTGAACCAAGCCAGCAGCGACCGCTCGCTCCAATCCCGCGCACGCGAACAAGCCGCTGCGCTGAAGTATATCGAACGCTCCCCCCTGATTGGATATGGCTACGGGGTTCTTTATCACTATTACGATAACGCACCGGGCCGCCGGGGGACCATCTACTCCTCCTTCTTTCACAATGGTTGGTTGTGGCCTTTCTACAAGTTTGGGATACCGCTGGGCCTCTTCTTCCTGTTTATGTACTTCTATCCACCTGCCCGGCTGATGCTTCGGTATCCGCCAAGCAGTGATCGGTTCCTTCGGGCGGCGGCTGTCTGCGCGCTCTGTTTCTTTGTTGCTTCCTCTCTTACAAACACAACGTCCAACCAAGTGAGTGAGTTTAGCGGGACGTTCACAATCCTGCTGTTTTGGGCAGTGCTTGATTATGTGAACCGAAGCATGACAGCAGCGCAGTTGCCGCAGGCCACAACGGAGCGTTTGTTGGCGCAGCCGACGGATGGTTCCATGCCGAACGCTTCAGCCGCAACGGGGAGCATTTAA
- a CDS encoding sugar transferase, which produces MNNTIAEHPTPSGRIPNTGGGSLAGALLRPFRSPRAVLWLVVGVDAAMMMVAFTLFYLVRVNSGLFSDLQGMPVFPVLMVVVLAVAPWLLLFWFSGVYVAVHNRSFFDEFYLVLKVTLVGFAVLFVAVYLDAVSGTGGMESRRVISLLIYFAFVVASVGIGRSAVRRIVRRLRRLGLGLRRTVIIGDSPQSRQLLQMLTEDPELGYAVVGTVTTPIGATDAFARCAVGTVDQINQIIDNHAVEVTIFGMKHEHEMAMRLMTETAVADTAIKIIPDMYDLVSGQARAQHLYGVPLIEVNPQIMPVWAQRLKRAFDLVFSVAVLLLGLPVWLVLGVLIWLEDRGPVIYSQQRVGLGGKPFMIHKFRSMRVDAEKYGITWAATNDPRVTRIGRFMRQSHLDEIPQFWNVLLGEMSIVGPRPERPFFVEKYTGLLPSYPRRHRVKPGLTGWNQIQAEELVESVEIVSEKLRHDFFYIENMSLRLDFEIVLRTVIRILKRKGQT; this is translated from the coding sequence ATGAACAACACCATTGCTGAACATCCAACACCAAGCGGACGGATTCCCAACACCGGGGGGGGAAGCCTTGCCGGGGCGTTGCTTCGCCCGTTCCGCTCGCCGCGTGCGGTGTTGTGGTTGGTGGTGGGGGTGGATGCGGCAATGATGATGGTGGCGTTCACCCTCTTCTATCTGGTTCGTGTCAACAGCGGCCTGTTCTCGGACCTGCAAGGGATGCCCGTGTTCCCGGTGCTGATGGTGGTGGTGCTGGCCGTGGCTCCGTGGCTTCTGCTGTTTTGGTTCAGTGGTGTGTACGTTGCGGTCCATAACCGCAGCTTCTTCGATGAATTCTACCTGGTGCTGAAGGTGACGCTGGTGGGGTTTGCGGTGCTGTTTGTGGCGGTCTATCTTGATGCCGTTAGCGGAACCGGTGGTATGGAAAGCCGCCGCGTGATCTCCTTGCTTATCTACTTCGCGTTTGTGGTTGCTTCTGTTGGCATTGGCCGCAGTGCCGTCCGCCGCATCGTTCGCCGATTGCGACGGCTTGGGCTTGGGCTGCGCCGCACGGTGATTATTGGAGACTCCCCCCAAAGCCGCCAGCTTCTGCAGATGCTGACCGAGGACCCAGAGCTTGGCTACGCTGTTGTTGGAACCGTCACCACGCCAATCGGCGCAACCGATGCTTTTGCACGATGCGCGGTGGGAACCGTGGACCAGATCAACCAGATTATTGACAACCACGCCGTCGAGGTGACGATTTTTGGAATGAAGCATGAGCACGAAATGGCCATGCGGCTGATGACCGAAACTGCCGTTGCCGACACCGCAATCAAAATCATCCCCGATATGTACGACCTGGTGAGCGGGCAAGCGCGGGCGCAGCACCTGTACGGCGTTCCCCTGATCGAGGTGAACCCGCAGATTATGCCGGTCTGGGCGCAGCGGCTGAAACGTGCCTTCGACCTTGTTTTTTCCGTTGCCGTTCTGCTGCTTGGCCTTCCGGTGTGGCTGGTGCTTGGCGTGTTGATCTGGCTGGAAGATCGCGGGCCGGTGATCTACTCGCAGCAGCGGGTGGGGCTTGGGGGGAAGCCGTTTATGATCCACAAATTCCGCTCGATGCGGGTGGATGCCGAAAAATATGGGATCACTTGGGCGGCAACCAACGACCCCCGCGTTACGCGGATCGGGCGGTTTATGCGCCAATCACACCTTGATGAAATCCCCCAATTCTGGAATGTGTTGTTGGGGGAGATGAGCATTGTTGGCCCGCGCCCTGAGCGTCCGTTCTTTGTTGAAAAATATACCGGGTTGCTCCCCTCGTATCCCCGCCGCCACCGTGTGAAGCCTGGGCTGACGGGGTGGAACCAAATCCAAGCCGAAGAGCTTGTGGAAAGCGTTGAGATCGTCAGCGAAAAACTGCGCCACGACTTTTTCTACATCGAGAATATGTCGTTGCGCCTGGACTTCGAGATCGTGCTCCGCACGGTCATCCGCATCCTGAAGCGAAAAGGACAGACCTGA